Proteins co-encoded in one Prunus persica cultivar Lovell chromosome G6, Prunus_persica_NCBIv2, whole genome shotgun sequence genomic window:
- the LOC18772539 gene encoding ATP-dependent zinc metalloprotease FTSH 10, mitochondrial, whose translation MVFSSIGRSLSHSARSKFKRNVISGTYNGRTTFLQETVPLGNACISGVDGELGLLRGYLTYNGAGKQLVSNTYLSNFKSFLANPRIRRFFSSRGHEKKNYENYYPKNKKEIPKGDGQKSGSKEGSNAGDQGNPREFFIPWHQIIGPIMFFGFVFTSVLLNPQQAKEISFQEFKNKLLEPGLVDHIEVANKSVAKVYVRSSPHDKKQSGDDAVKGPADGSSSGGNTTQYKYYFNIGSVESFEEKLEEAQEALGFDRHDFVPVIYVSQINWFQELMRYGPTALLLGALWYMSRKMPSIGGPGGKGGRGIFNIGKAQITKLDKNAKNKVFFKDVAGCDEAKQEIMEFVHFLKNPKKYEELGAKIPKGALLVGPPGTGKTLLAKATAGESRVPFLSISGSDFMEMFVGVGPSRVRSLFQEARQCAPSIIFIDEIDAIGRARGRGGFSGGHDERESTLNQLLVEMDGFGTTAGVVVLAGTNRPDILDKALLRPGRFDRQITIDKPDIKGRNQIFQIYLNKLKLDLEPSYYSERLAALTPGFAGADIANVCNEAALIAARNESPKITMKHFEAAIDRVIGGLEKKNKVVSKLERRTVAYHESGHAVAGWFLEHAEPLLKVTIVPRGTAALGFAQYVPNENLLMTKEQLFDMTCMTLGGRAAEQVLLGKISTGAQNDLEKVTKMTYAQVAVYGFSDKVGLLSFPQRDDAFEMAKPYSSKTGAIIDSEVREWVAKAYVRTIELIEEHKEQVGQIAELLLEKEVLHQDDLVRVLGERPFKSNEPTNYDRFKEGFQEEDKEPKETTEGGNVDDGRSPPIQPDVVPA comes from the exons ATGGTTTTCTCAAGCATCGGACGCTCGCTTTCCCACTCGGCTCGTTCTAAATTCAAAAGA AACGTGATTTCGGGTACTTACAACGGAAGGACTACATTTCTGCAAGAAACGGTGCCACTCGGAAATGCGTGCATTTCAGGCGTTGATGGCGAGCTAGGGCTTCTGAGGGGATATTTGACTTATAATGGAGCTGGGAAGCAGCTCGTCTCTAATACTTACTTGTCGAATTTTAAGTCTTTTCTCGCAAACCCTAGAATTCGTCGCTTCTTCTCCAGCCGAGGGCACGAGAAAAAAA ATTATGAAAATTATTatccaaaaaataagaaggaaATTCCAAAAGGGGATGGGCAGAAATCCGGGTCCAAAG AGGGCTCAAATGCAGGTGATCAGGGGAATCCCCGGGAATTTTTTATTCCTTGGCATCAGATTATCGGTCCTATTATGTTCTTTGGCTTTGTTTTCACATCAGTATTACTTAATCCTCAACAAGCGAAGGAG ataagtttccaagaatttaaaaacaaactaCTTGAACCTGGGTTGGTGGATCACATTGAAGTTGCAAACAAATCAGTTGCGAAAGTGTACGTAAGGAGCTCCCCACATGATAAGAAACAGAGTGGCGATGATGCTGTAAAGGGACCTGCTGATGGTTCTTCCTCAGGAGGAAATACAACCCagtataaatattattttaacatAGGGAGTGTTGAATCTTTTGAGGAAAAGTTGGAGGAAGCCCAAGAAGCTTTAGGGTTTGACCGTCATGATTTTGTTCCTGTAATTTATGTATCCCAAATAAATTGGTTCCAAGAATTGATGAGGTATGGGCCAACGGCGTTGCTTCTGGGAGCCCTTTGGTATATGAGCCGAAAAATGCCTAGCATTGGTGGGCCAGGTGGAAAAGGTGGCCGAGGAATATTCAATATAGGGAAAGCGCAGATCACAAAATTGGATAAGAATGCCAAAAACAAG gttttttttaaagatgtAGCTGGCTGTGATGAGGCTAAGCAAGAAATAATGGAGTTTGTGCACTTTCTAAAGAACCCTAAGAAATACGAGGAGTTGGGAGCAAAAATTCCAAAAGGTGCTCTTCTTGTTGGCCCTCCTGGAACGGGAAAGACGCTTCTTGCAAAGGCAACTGCAGGTGAATCTAGGGTGCCTTTTCTATCTATATCTGGTTCAGATTTTATGGAAATGTTTGTTGGTGTTGGGCCATCAAGGGTTCGAAGCTTATTTCAAGAGGCAAGACAATGCGCACCCAGTATAATATTTATTGATGAGATTGATGCAATTGGCCGAGCTAGAGGGCGTGGAGGCTTTTCAGGTGGCCATGACGAGCGTGAAAGTACTCTCAATCAATTACTTGTGGAAATGGATGGATTTGGAACCACTGCTGGAGTTGTTGTACTTGCTGGCACCAATAGGCCAGATATTCTAGATAAAGCACTCTTGAGGCCTGGTCGGTTTGACCGTCAAATTACTATTGATAAACCAGACATCAAAGGTCGTAACCAGATTTTTCAAATATATCTGAACAAGCTCAAGTTGGATTTGGAACCATCATATTACTCAGAGAGACTTGCTGCTCTCACCCCTGGATTTGCTGGAGCAGACATAGCAAATGTCTGCAACGAAGCTGCCTTGATTGCTGCAAGGAATGAGAGCCCAAAGATCACCATGAAACATTTTGAGGCAGCTATAGACAGGGTGATAGGTGGTctagagaagaagaacaag GTAGTAAGCAAGCTGGAAAGACGGACTGTTGCTTACCATGAATCTGGTCATGCTGTTGCTGGTTGGTTCCTGGAACATGCAGAACCTTTGCTTAAAGTAACTATTGTTCCACGTGGTACTGCAGCATTGGGGTTTGCTCAGTATGTTCCCAATGAAAATCTTCTTATGACCAAAGAGCAGCTCTTTGACATGACATGCATGACCCTTGGTGGTCGAGCTGCTGAGCAG GTATTGTTGGGGAAGATTTCTACTGGAGCACAGAATGACTTGGAGAAAGTGACCAAAATGACTTATGCCCAAGTTGCAGTGTATGGCTTCAGCGACAAGGTGggtcttctttcttttcctcaaaGGGATGATGCATTTGAGATGGCCAAGCCTTACAGCAGCAAGACCGGTGCAATAATCGACAGTGAAGTTAGAGAATGGGTGGCCAAAGCATATGTCCGCACCATTGAGCTGATAGAGGAGCACAAAGAGCAAGTAGGACAGATCGCAGAGCTGTTGCTGGAAAAGGAGGTCCTTCACCAAGATGACTTGGTTCGAGTATTGGGAGAGCGCCCATTTAAGTCAAACGAGCCCACAAACTATGACAGATTCAAGGAAGGGTTCCAAGAAGAAGATAAGGAGCCTAAAGAGACCACTGAGGGTGGGAATGTGGACGATGGTCGGTCGCCACCCATTCAACCAGATGTTGTGCCTGCATAG
- the LOC18773442 gene encoding laccase-17, whose protein sequence is MASHFPCFTSMAALLFSFFIAASWMPEFAAGKTRHYTFNIEYHNVTRLCNTRSILSVNGKFPGPRLVAREGDQVLIKVVNHVSNNITIHWHGIRQLQTGWADGPAYITQCPIQTGQAYTYNFTITGQRGTLLWHAHISWLRSTLHGPIIILPKRNESYPFVKPYKEVPIILGEWFNVDPEAVISQALQTGAGPNVSDAYTINGLPGPLYNCSSRDVFKLKVKPGKTYLLRLINAALNDELFFSIANHSLTVVEADAVYTKPFETDILLIAPGQTTNILLKTKPTSPNATFLILARPYFTGGGTLDNTTTAGILEYKHPNTTHHTSIKALPLFRPSLPPINATKFVNVTQFVENLAKKFRSLATKQFPANVPQTVDRRFFFTLGLGTSPCPQNSTCQGPNGLKFAASVNNFSFALPSTAMLQAHFSGQSSGVYTTDFPTKPLVAFNYTGTPPNITNVSNATKAVVLPFNTSVELVLQDTSILGAESHPLHLHGYNFFIVGLGFGNYDPTKDPANFNLVDPAERNTAGVPAGGWIAIRFFADNPGVWFMHCHLDIHTSWGLRMAWIVQDGPQPNQKLPPPPSDLPQC, encoded by the exons atggCTTCTCATTTTCCTTGTTTCACTTCAATGGCAGCTTTGCTGTTTAGTTTTTTCATTGCAGCGTCGTGGATGCCGGAGTTTGCTGCAGGCAAAACAAGGCACTACACTTTCAAT ATTGAGTACCACAATGTGACAAGATTGTGCAACACAAGGAGCATTCTAAGTGTGAATGGAAAGTTCCCAGGGCCCAGATTGGTGGCAAGGGAAGGTGACCAAGTCCTCATCAAAGTGGTCAACCATGTTTCCAACAATATCACAATTCACTG GCATGGGATTAGGCAACTTCAAACTGGATGGGCAGATGGTCCAGCTTACATTACACAATGTCCTATACAGACAGGTCAGGCATACACATACAACTTCACCATCACAGGCCAGAGAGGAACTCTGTTATGGCATGCTCACATCTCATGGCTGAGATCTACCCTTCACGGACCGATCATCATTCTCCCGAAGCGCAATGAGTCTTACCCTTTTGTGAAACCCTACAAGGAGGTCCCCATTATTCTTG GAGAGTGGTTTAATGTGGACCCTGAGGCTGTGATTAGCCAGGCACTTCAGACAGGAGCGGGGCCTAATGTTTCAGATGCATACACCATTAATGGTCTTCCAGGCCCCTTGTACAACTGTTCATCTAGAG ATGTATTCAAGCTAAAGGTGAAACCAGGGAAGACATACCTCCTCAGATTAATCAATGCTGCACTCAACGATGAGCTATTCTTCAGCATAGCCAACCACTCTCTAACAGTTGTTGAAGCTGATGCTGTCTACACCAAACCTTTTGAAACCGACATACTTCTCATCGCCCCAGGCCAAACCACAAACATCCTCCTCAAAACCAAGCCCACTTCTCCCAATGCCACCTTCCTCATCCTCGCACGGCCTTACTTCACCGGTGGAGGCACCCTAGACAACACCACCACCGCTGGAATCCTCGAATACAAGCACCCAAACACCACTCATCACACTTCCATCAAAGCCCTTCCCCTCTTCAGACCAAGTCTTCCACCCATCAATGCCACCAAGTTTGTCAACGTCACCCAATTTGTCGAAAACTTAGCCAAAAAATTCCGTAGCTTGGCCACTAAGCAATTCCCAGCCAACGTCCCGCAAACTGTGGACAGAAgatttttcttcactttagGACTTGGAACATCCCCATGTCCCCAAAACTCAACATGCCAAGGACCCAATGGCCTGAAATTTGCAGCCTCAGTcaacaatttctcttttgctctGCCATCAACAGCAATGCTTCAAGCACATTTTTCTGGACAGTCCAGTGGAGTTTACACCACAGATTTTCCCACCAAGCCACTTGTGGCATTTAATTATACAGGAACACCACCAAATATCACTAATGTGAGCAATGCCACAAAGGCTGTGGTGTTGCCTTTCAACACAAGTGTGGAGCTGGTGCTTCAGGACACTAGCATTCTGGGTGCTGAGAGCCACCCTCTCCATCTACATGGGTATAATTTCTTTATTGTTGGACTTGGGTTTGGTAACTATGATCCAACTAAGGACCCTGCTAATTTTAATCTGGTGGATCCTGCTGAGAGGAACACTGCTGGTGTTCCAGCTGGCGGTTGGATTGCGATTCGTTTCTTCGCAGACAATCCAG GGGTGTGGTTTATGCACTGTCACTTGGACATTCACACAAGCTGGGGGCTAAGGATGGCGTGGATCGTTCAGGATGGGCCGCAACCGAATCAGAAGTTACCACCACCGCCGTCCGATCTTCCTCAGTGTTGA
- the LOC109949864 gene encoding cyclin-dependent protein kinase inhibitor SMR4, with the protein MDEDCATPKRRECQIPEMLLCPPPPKKKAVGETQRDPPKNGYFQPPDLDALFALPPRTQACA; encoded by the coding sequence ATGGACGAGGATTGTGCGACGCCGAAGCGGCGGGAGTGCCAGATACCGGAGATGCTTCTGTGTCCACCGCCTCCGAAGAAGAAGGCGGTTGGGGAAACGCAGCGAGACCCACCGAAGAATGGTTACTTCCAGCCCCCTGATCTCGATGCTCTGTTTGCTCTGCCTCCTCGAACTCAAGCCTGTGCCTGA
- the LOC18772867 gene encoding probable protein S-acyltransferase 16, protein MTRSLSFSLPVTVVVLAIAYIYFSTVFIFIDRWFGLMSSPGLLNAAVFTGVALMCVFNYTVSVFRDPGRVPSTYMPDVEDSGNPIHEIKRKGGDLRYCQKCSHYKPARAHHCRVCKRCVLRMDHHCIWINNCVGHANYKVFFIFVVYAVMACVYSLVLLIGSLTYDPEKDEEQTGDSFRTAYVISGLLLVPLCVALSVLLGWHIYLILQNKTTIEYHEGVRAMWLAEKGGQIYSHPYDLGAYENLTMVLGPNPCSWALPASGHIGSGLRFRTAYDYASAASMSE, encoded by the exons ATGACGCGAAGCCTCAGCTTCTCTCTACCCGTAACCGTCGTCGTTTTAGCCATCGCCTACATTTACTTCTCCACAGTCTTCATATTCATAGACCGTTGGTTCGGTCTCATGTCGTCGCCGGGCTTATTGAACGCCGCCGTTTTCACCGGCGTGGCCCTCATGTGCGTCTTCAACTACACCGTCTCCGTCTTCAGGGATCCGGGTCGGGTCCCCTCCACGTACATGCCCGACGTCGAAGATTCGGGTAACCCTATCCACGAGATCAAGCGCAAG GGAGGGGATTTAAGATATTGCCAAAAGTGTTCTCATTATAAGCCAGCTCGAGCACATCATTGTCGTGTGTGCAAAAGATGTGTTTTGCGAATG GACCATCATTGCATATGGATTAATAATTGCGTCGGCCATGCAAACTATAAggtcttcttcatcttcgtTGTGTATGCTGTAATGGCATGCGTCTATTCCCTG GTCTTACTCATTGGTAGCCTAACTTATGATCCTGAAAAAGATGAGGAACAAACTGGAGACTCTTTTAGAACTGCATAT GTCATTTCTGGGCTGTTGCTAGTTCCATTGTGTGTGGCACTGAGTGTTCTTTTAGGTTGGCATATCTACCTCATTTTGCAAAACAAGACCACAATTGAG TACCATGAAGGAGTGAGAGCTATGTGGCTTGCAGAGAAAGGAGGGCAAATCTATTCCCATCCATACGATCTTGGTGCCTATGAAAATTTGACAATg GTACTTGGTCCAAATCCCTGCAGTTGGGCACTCCCCGCATCGGGACATATTGGATCTGGACTCCGCTTCCGTACAGCCTATGATTATGCTTCTGCTGCATCAATGTCAGAATGA
- the LOC18774900 gene encoding protein FAR-RED ELONGATED HYPOCOTYL 1: protein METYEENPSQIDSSHVMSVLKRIKKRKFQAEQLGLPIPKHKCWERIFPSDEPVSMFDENPEVKNMQTCATKGKVERVILDGGSESESGKGSNSFAGDSDSATSVYVEAKLEPVYAMACLNDRPSTSYVNEVHQPTYPDGEIQAFENYDEHLQEFGNQVDYIFSEYGDDCIEQCKDKEFEDVIYPIGSNTNKYILSSGRWSVNQDNSDVQSASKRKPTIDQEFEQYFSTLML from the exons ATGGAGACCTACGAGGAAAACCCATCTCAAATCGACAG CTCACATGTCATGAGTGTTCTGAAGAGgatcaagaaaagaaaattccagGCCGAGCAATTGGGCTTGCCAATACCAAAGCATAAATGCTGGGAACGAATTTTTCCTTCTGATGAACCTGTCTCCATGTTTGATGAAAATCCGGAAGTAAAGAACATGCAGACATGTGCAACGAAGGGAAAAGTAGAGAGAGTGATCCTGGATGGTGGGTCTGAATCTGAATCAGGAAAAGGTAGCAACAGTTTTGCTGGAGATTCTGATTCTGCAACATCGGTATATGTTGAAGCTAAACTAGAACCGGTGTATGCAATGGCATGCCTAAATGACAGGCCTTCCACTTCATATGTGAATGAAGTGCATCAACCTACATATCCTGATGGTGAAATACAAGCATTTGAGAATTATGACGAGCACCTCCAAGAATTTGGAAACCAGGTGGATTACATTTTCTCAGAATATGGAGATGACTGCATTGAGCAGTGTAAAGACAAGGAATTTGAAGATGTTATATACCCCATTGGTTCGAAcacaaataaatacatactTTCATCTGGAAGATGGAGTGTGAATCAAGATAATTCAG ACGTTCAATCAGCTAGCAAGAGGAAGCCAACCATTGATCAAGAATTCGAGCAGTATTTTTCCACGCTGATGCTGTAG
- the LOC18772636 gene encoding laccase-17: MGSSLLQSPAFSMAILFAVCAFLCVFPEPALAKHARVTRHYKFNIKSQNVKRLCQTKSIVTVNGQFPGPRIIAREGDRLVIKVVNHVQHNLTLHWHGIRQLRSGWADGPAYITQCPIQTGQSYVYNFTVTGQRGTLWWHAHISWLRATVYGPIVILPKRHVPYPFPQPFQEVPIIFGEWWKADTEAVISQALQTGSGPNVSDAYTINGLPGPLYNCSAKDTYKLKVKPGRTYLLRLINAALDNELFFSIANHTLTVVETDAVYIKPFKTQTVLITPGQTTNVLLRTKSKSPKATFVMAARPYVTGPAAFDNSTTTGRLEYETSSVKANKNKNKKKLPLLKPVLPKLNDTLFSMNYNKKIRSLANAKFPANVPKAVNKNFFFTVGLGVSTCSKNQTCQGPNNTRVVAAINNVTFVQPNTALLQAHFFNQSKGVYTTDFPANPPFKFNYTGTPPSNIAVSSGTKVVVLPFNTSVELVLQDTSIIGAESHPLHLHGFNFFVVGFGSGNFDPKNDPKKYNLVDPAERNTVGVPSGGWVAIRFLADNPGVWFMHCHLEVHTSWGLKMAWVVLDGKRRNQKLLPPPSDLPKC; the protein is encoded by the exons ATGGGTTCTAGCCTTCTTCAATCACCAGCCTTTTCCATGGCTATCCTCTTTGCAGTTTGTGCTTTTTTATGTGTGTTTCCTGAGCCAGCACTTGCAAAGCATGCAAGGGTTACCAGGCACTACAAGTTTAAT ATCAAGTCACAGAATGTGAAAAGGCTTTGTCAAACAAAGAGCATTGTGACTGTCAACGGGCAGTTTCCGGGGCCTCGGATCATAGCAAGGGAAGGTGACAGGCTTGTGATCAAGGTGGTCAATCATGTTCAGCACAACCTCACCCTCCATTG GCATGGGATCAGGCAATTGAGAAGTGGATGGGCAGATGGTCCTGCATATATCACTCAGTGCCCAATTCAGACAGGCCAGAGTTATGTCTACAACTTCACCGTTACTGGCCAAAGAGGCACCTTGTGGTGGCATGCACACATCTCCTGGCTTAGGGCAACTGTCTACGGACCAATTGTCATTCTCCCTAAAAGACATGTCCCTTACCCCTTCCCCCAACCCTTCCAAGAAGTTCCCATAATTTTTG GTGAATGGTGGAAAGCAGACACAGAAGCAGTCATCAGCCAAGCCTTGCAAACAGGGTCGGGACCAAATGTCTCTGATGCTTACACCATCAATGGTCTTCCTGGGCCTTTGTATAACTGCTCAGCCAAAG ATACATACAAGCTCAAGGTGAAGCCAGGGAGGACCTATCTGCTGCGGTTGATCAACGCTGCACTCGATAATGAGCTCTTCTTCAGCATTGCCAATCACACACTCACTGTGGTTGAAACTGATGCAGTCTATATAAAGCCTTTTAAAACCCAGACTGTTCTCATCACACCAGGACAGACTACAAATGTTCTTCTGAGGACCAAATCTAAGTCCCCAAAGGCCACCTTTGTCATGGCAGCTAGGCCTTATGTCACCGGCCCGGCGGCTTTCGACAACTCAACAACCACAGGCCGACTAGAATATGAAACATCTTCCGTCAAAGccaacaagaacaagaacaagaaaaagctCCCTCTTCTCAAACCAGTGCTTCCAAAGCTCAATGACACATTGTTTTCCATGAACTACAACAAGAAAATCCGTAGCTTGGCCAATGCCAAATTCCCAGCAAATGTCCCAAAAGCTGTGAACAAGAACTTCTTCTTCACTGTTGGCCTGGGAGTAAGCACATGCTCAAAGAACCAAACATGCCAAGGCCCAAACAACACTAGAGTAGTAGCAGCCATCAACAATGTGACATTTGTGCAACCAAATACAGCTCTTCTCCAAGCCCACTTCTTCAACCAATCAAAGGGTGTGTACACCACAGATTTCCCAGCCAACCCaccattcaaattcaattacaCAGGCACTCCACCAAGCAATATTGCTGTGAGCAGTGGCACTAAGGTGGTGGTGCTGCCTTTCAATACTAGTGTGGAGTTGGTTCTGCAAGACACTAGCATCATTGGGGCAGAGAGCCACCCACTTCACCTCCAtggctttaatttctttgtggtGGGCTTCGGTTCTGGAAACTTTGATCCCAAGAATGACCCAAAAAAGTACAACCTTGTTGACCCTGCTGAGAGGAACACCGTTGGCGTGCCCTCTGGTGGGTGGGTTGCTATACGCTTCCTTGCTGATAATCCAG GTGTTTGGTTCATGCATTGCCATCTAGAAGTGCACACCAGCTGGGGCTTGAAGATGGCATGGGTCGTTTTGGACGGAAAGAGACGCAATCAAAAGCTGCTTCCTCCACCATCCGATCTTCCCAAAtgttaa
- the LOC18775176 gene encoding aspartic proteinase PCS1, which produces MKACIFWNRLQNPCLKFQSFIFFCSVTVLICFTESKLCSPQTQTLVLPLKTQQIPSGSLPKSPNRLPFHHNVTLTVSIAVGTPPQNVSMVIDTGSELSWLHCNKTRNFNTTFDPTRSSSYSPVPCSSSTCTTRTQDLTIPASCDSNKLCHAILSYADASSNEGNLASDTFYIGSSGISGLVFGCMDTTFSSNTDEDAKTTGLMGMNRGSLSFVSQMGFPKFSYCISGSDFSGLLLLGDSNFSWIAPLNYTPLVQISTPLPYFDRVAYTVQLEGIKVSDKLLPIPKSVFVPDHTGAGQTMVDSGTQFTFLLGPVYTALRDEFLNQTSKILNVLDDPNFVFQGAMDLCYWVPPGQPRLPPLPSVSLMFRGAEMKVSGGQLLYRVPGQVRGNDTLHCFTFGNSDLLGVEAYVIGHHHQQNVWMEFDLQNSRIGLAQVQCDLAGQRFGLSV; this is translated from the coding sequence ATGAAAGCCTGCATTTTCTGGAACCGTCTACAAAACCCATGTCTAAAGTTTCAatctttcatcttcttctgctCTGTCACTGTCCTCATTTGCTTCACGGAATCGAAACTCTGCTCCCCTCAAACCCAAACACTTGTCTTACccctcaaaactcaacaaattcCATCTGGGTCCCTCCCAAAGTCCCCAAACAGGCTTCCCTTTCATCACAATGTCACCCTCACAGTCTCCATCGCAGTGGGAACGCCTCCACAGAACGTTTCGATGGTCATCGATACTGGAAGCGAGCTCTCTTGGCTTCACTGCAACAAAACCCGAAATTTTAACACCACTTTCGACCCGACCCGGTCCTCCTCCTACTCGCCCGTCCCGTGTTCGTCGTCCACCTGTACGACCCGGACCCAAGACCTCACCATACCCGCTTCCTGCGACTCCAACAAGCTCTGCCACGCCATTCTTTCCTACGCTGATGCCTCGTCCAACGAAGGAAATCTCGCCTCCGATACGTTTTATATCGGAAGCTCCGGAATTTCGGGTTTGGTTTTCGGGTGCATGGATACAACCTTCAGCTCCAACACGGACGAGGACGCGAAGACCACCGGGTTAATGGGCATGAACCGCGGGTCTCTCTCGTTCGTTTCCCAAATGGGGTTTCCGAAATTTTCATACTGCATTTCGGGTTCCGATTTTTCGGGCCTGTTATTGCTTGGAGACTCTAACTTCTCTTGGATCGCGCCGTTAAATTACACCCCATTGGTTCAAATCTCGACCCCATTGCCGTACTTCGACCGCGTCGCTTACACTGTCCAGCTTGAAGGCATCAAAGTTTCGGACAAGTTGCTTCCGATACCGAAATCGGTTTTCGTACCGGACCATACCGGGGCGGGTCAAACCATGGTTGACTCGGGAACCCAGTTCACTTTCCTTCTTGGCCCGGTTTACACCGCTTTGAGAGACGAGTTCTTGAACCAGACCTCAAAGATTCTCAACGTTTTGGATGAtccaaactttgttttccaaggtGCCATGGATTTGTGCTACTGGGTCCCTCCGGGTCAACCGAGACTGCCGCCGTTGCCTTCTGTGAGCTTAATGTTTCGGGGGGCCGAAATGAAGGTATCGGGTGGTCAGTTGCTGTATCGGGTACCGGGTCAAGTGAGAGGAAATGATACGCTGCATTGCTTCACATTTGGGAACTCTGACCTTTTGGGCGTGGAGGCGTACGTGATTGGTCATCACCATCAGCAAAACGTGTGGATGGAATTTGATCTCCAAAACTCTAGGATCGGTTTGGCTCAGGTGCAGTGTGATTTGGCGGGTCAGAGATTCGGTCTCAGTGTATAG
- the LOC18774967 gene encoding probable WRKY transcription factor 49, giving the protein MEDAMGATWSDGSEEELVRELLDNETPFFVLPEAALQSQMSVSNEDSVVNRFIPTVYSGPTIKDIETALSVTTGTIQPQELSPARLSTLERGLSKVEHKYTLKIKSCDNGAMADDGYKWRKYGQKSIKNSPNPRSYYRCTNPRCSAKKQVERSSEDPDTLIITYEGLHLHFAYPFFPLNNQAQNTSPPMKKPRNKTSKPRAEDREHEAQESPRSITPDPDPDPDLQPGPFPDQHQEFVEKEPNAQGLLQDVVPFMIRNPNPSSASSNSSCSSYRSSPTSPSSLSWATSYFDIDFNHSFG; this is encoded by the exons ATGGAGGACGCAATGGGTGCCACGTGGTCCGACGGGTCGGAGGAGGAGCTCGTGAGAGAGCTTCTGGACAATGAGACACCATTCTTTGTGCTACCAGAGGCGGCTCTACAATCCCAGATGAGTGTTTCCAATGAAGATAGTGTTGTTAATCGGTTCATCCCGACCGTCTATTCTGGTCCAACAATCAAAGATATCGAGACTGCTTTGTCTGTCACCACTGGAACAATTCAACCCCAAGAACTTTCACCGGCTAG GCTCTCAACACTGGAAAGGGGTTTGAGCAAGGTTGAGCATAAGTACACTCTGAAGATTAAAAGCTGTGACAATGGAGCAATGGCTGATGATGGCTATAAATGGAGGAAGTACGGGCAGAAATCCATTAAGAATAGCCCAAATCCTAG gagCTATTACAGGTGCACAAACCCAAGGTGCAGTGCTAAGAAGCAAGTTGAGAGGTCGAGTGAGGACCCAGACACACTCATCATCACCTATGAAGGGCTCCACTTACACTTTGCCTACCCATTTTTCCCACTCAACAACCAGGCCCAGAACACCAGCCCACCTATGAAGAAGCCCAGGAACAAAACCTCAAAGCCACGCGCAGAAGACCGTGAACATGAAGCCCAAGAGAGCCCGCGAAGCATTACCCCTGACCCTGACCCGGACCCGGATCTGCAGCCCGGCCCATTCCCCGACCAACATCAAGAATTTGTTGAAAAAGAGCCAAACGCACAAGGGTTGCTTCAAGATGTGGTGCCATTTATGATTAGGAACCCTAATCCATCAAGTGCTTCTTCAAATTCTTCTTGTTCCTCCTACCGGTCGTCTCCAACATCTCCTTCTTCTCTATCATGGGCTACTTCGTATTTCGATATTGATTTTAATCATAGCTTTGGATGA